The Meleagris gallopavo isolate NT-WF06-2002-E0010 breed Aviagen turkey brand Nicholas breeding stock chromosome 25, Turkey_5.1, whole genome shotgun sequence genomic interval TCTTACATCCAGCCTAAAAGAGGAGCACTCCTGCCAGGTGGGCAAGGAGGAAGCTCTGTGCAATCCCTAATCCCGTGTGGCAAACAGCTCACCCTGCACCTCTCAAGGCGCCAAACAGCCCTTCTGAACTTATCACATCACACGTATTTAGAAATCTGTACAGGAGACAATTACAGCACTAATTATGCTGTGGAGATTTCAAAATATCCTTAAAAGAGCCTAGAATTAACCTCTCCCAAGCAACTAAAGTTAGGATCACTCTCGAATTAGAGAAAAAGGCGATTCGAAGCGCACACGTGTTTCTGTGCCCAAAGCCCGCTGCACGGCATCACACAACTCCACACAACTCCTCCGTCCACCAAACCCACCGTGCAGTCAGCGCTGAAGGGCTCCGAGCACTGCCcatccccttcctcccccccggGGCCATCCGCCCGCTGGGCGCTCCNNNNNNNNNNNNNNNNNNNNNNNNNNNNNNNNNNNNNNNNNNNNNNNNNNNNNNNNNNNNNNNNNNNNNNNNNNNNNNNNNNNNNNNNNNNNNNNNNNNNGTGTGTGTGCGTGCGCCACCAACCCAAGGGggctcagggctgtgcagggcgagctctgggagcagggctgcactgtGATGGGCTGCCTCTCCCCCAGGCGAAGGTGACGGAGGAATGCTCGCAGTACGAGTTCGAGAACTACatgaggcagcagctgctcctggccGAGGAGAAGAACACTTTGCACGAGGCCAAGAGCTTCCTGCAGAAGCGGCAGTTTGGGAACATCCCCCCCGTGCGCCGCCTGGGCCACGACGCGCAGCCCATGAACCCTCTGGATGCGGCCATCCTGGCCCAGCGCTACCTGCGGAAGTAGCTTCCACACCTCTGGGAGCAGAGCACGCCCTGCAGCCCGCTCCcacactgcagcccagcagcaatACCGGTGTCCCACGGCGGAGAATCATGTAGCAGTTCTGAGCTCTGCTCGGGGACGCGCTCTGGAGGGAGAAGACTTTTCACAAAGCTCCTTTTGGAAGCAGCGGCCTCTCGGCGTCTTCTGGAATCTCTGTTTTTAAATCGAAGCCTAGGTGACTAATCTGCTTCTAATCACGACTGTAATCTACCTCTCTTGTCTTTTTAACCGTGCTGTTCTCTGGACCGAGCAAAGCCCGTGGGGAAGGAGACTCCCAGGGTGAAGCTGGCTTGCTGGCACGAGAGTTTGCGGCTGTGTAGCATGGAGAGTCGGCCGATTGCATTCGCTCCATATGGTTTGAATAAGCTTAGATTTATCCGGGTTTCTTGAAAGTAAGAATTTCCTGAAGCCTCCCACTttccccctccacccccctcCATCTGCATCgaatctttttctgttcttaccGTGCCCCCTGGTGTTACTGCACTGCCCTGGGTGGTGGCGTGTGGGTGGGAGGACCAGCAGCCCCCCATCACCCAGCAGTTCATCACCAACAGCCCTCACCCGGTGGCACAGGGATGGGAACTGTCACTGCAGGCCGTGGCTGTGCAGACCCTCCTCTCCCCCTGTGCCCGTGGTTGACTGGGGGCTGCACGGCACTCAGCCCTGCGTGGCCTTTTGCCCTCTCCCCCCCCTTTCCCCAGCTTCTTTTAGTTTCGTTAAGAATACAcgtattttaatctttttttttttttttttccctgtagctTATCCGAGGTGCAGTTAAAGTTGCATTAATTCTGACCTAGCATTTTCACACTTCAGTTGTGGTACAGATCTAATATATGGGTTATAATGTGAACGAGCTGCCCCCCATCATCCATCCGAGCTCTGTGCTCCAGTGGGGTGAGCAGCAGCTCAGGTGTAGCATTGCCTTCTCTTGCCCCTCgtggggctgctgcctgctcatGGCTGGAGCAGCAGGCGTTTCTCCCCTCGCCGCAGCCCCCAGCTGAGCCAGTAGCTTCAAGTCTTCGCCTTATTTATTGAGCTGACAGATCTGTCCCCTGCCCCACcgccctcccctctcctccccgTTTCTTTTCTCTTCCGTTTCCCAAAGTCAAAGCAATACTCTGGGGCCTGTGATACGGAGTGCCATCGCCGGGGGATCACAGCTGTGCTACAGTGGACTGGaattggggggaggggggggaacaCGAGTGGTGCGCTGGGGAGCGGTGTGTGGCACGCTGTGGGGAAAGGTTCCTATtgtaaggaaaaggaaggaaaaaaaaaaaaaagaaaaaaaaattgtataaagatgttatttttGTACTACATCGAACCTCCTCCTGCATGTCGGCAATAAAAGTTGGTACTGAGAGCCAGGTGCTCCATGAGCCCGGGGGGGGAGCGGTGCCCCATAGCCGTGTAGGGCCCCCAATCCATGTGGGGCTGGGGGCGCGCAGCTGTGGGTCCTCGCTGttgggctgctgtgctgcactccTATGGGACGAGCAGCCGTGTGGGTGCCATTGCGGTGGAGCAGAATGGTGATGGCAATCAGAGCGTGGTCAGCACGGAGTGCGGGGAGCCCTGGGCTCAGGATGGCCCCACAGCAGTGGTTTGTGGCTGAAGGATTATTGCAGCTCGTCCTATCAGTGCTGCAGGGACGTGCAGGTAAGGAGACCCTCATTCTTGCAAGTTTTAAGGGGTGGGCGTCTCGCTGTGTTTATGGTGGAGGGAACCTCAGCCTCATAGAGCAGCACAGGAGGTGCCCCTCAACCCCAAAGCTGTGTGTAGGGGAGCTCCAGCACTGTGTGGGGTCCCAGCCTTGCCGTGCAGTGGTGCCTCCCAAACAGCCTGAGCAGCAGATGGGACCGGGATGGGACTGGGCCTATGGCTGGGAATAGGACAAGGCTGCCAGGCTCTGTTCTGTGCATCCCAGGGGAGCGGGACGGAGCTGCCATTGGCTCCAGCAGGGAGTGCTGACCGCCAGCCTCCTCCGAACTATTTCCTGTTGCTGCAGCGTTAATGCTAAACAGACCTTTCTCTCTCGTCTCTGTACAGCCAAAGTGCGGAGGCTCCGCTGCCGTCCCGGTGAGTGCAGCACGGGCTGGGGGGTTGTGGGCTGATGGGGCACCTCGTGTCTGCTCACCCCAAAGGTAACGGCTCCGTGATGTCCCCTACCCAGGGAGGGTGATGTTGGGGCTGGGGGCAGTGAGGACGCTGCGCTCAGTGCTTGGGACGCGGTGCTGAGGGCTGCGGGGCTCCGTGCGTGGAGATGTGTGGAGTTCAGTGCTGGGGGCCACAACTCAGAGCTGGGGGATGCAGATCGTGGGGACGGGGGGAGGCTGAACTCATAGCATTTGCGTCCAGCAGGCGTGGTGCTCAGTGCGTGCCTGGGGACACACGGTTTGGGGACCACAGCGCtcagtgcagggctgtggggctgccccagtGGCTCTGCTCCGGGAGTTGCTCAGGCCATCTGTCCCCTTCCTCTTGGCCACTGCAGCCCCAGGCCCTGACCCCTGGGTGGGCAGTGGCCTCAGGGCTGGCGCTGTGGTGGTCTTATAGCAGCTTTGTGCTCCAGAACCCCACGGCAGGGCTGTGCCTCTCCCCCCTACAGGGCTCAGAAGTGGGGACTGATCTGCACAGAGGGCACTGGGACCTTCCTGGGCACCCTGACAGCCCTGGTAGGGGGTATCCCCACCACCTCATTCTGCCCGGCCCCACTGCATGCAGCACTGGACTGTCCATGGACGGTTCTGCTGATGTGtcacattttctgcatttctttcctcattCCTCTGTCCGTGGAGACATTTCTGGGAATTGAGAGCTTCCTTCTGCCAGGGCCTGAGCACTGCATCGCCTCCACCCCATAGCACAGTCCCATAGCGTggccccagccccacaccagcATCAGGGGAGACTGGGGGAgctctggggctgtgctgggcaggggaAGGTGGGTCTGTGCCACCCGGTGTCCTCTCACAGGCCTTTCCCATAGGAAGTTCAGCACTTTGTCCCATAGCAGCATGGGGTCAGTGCCTGCCCCAGTCCCTCCCTCTGTTCATCCCACCGCTGGCCTTTGCCCCTCATcctgtccttgtccccatggcCCAAAGCAAATAGCCGAGGCTCGTGGGAGCTGGGAGGAGCACTGGGATGAGCCAGGGGAGTCCTGGGGTGAGGAGCACAGGGTGAGGAGgacccagcactgctcagtgctCAGCCCCAGGTCCTGCCCTCAGGGTTGTGTCCCATGGCGGAAGGCCCATCCCGGTACCGCAGATCCGCTTGGCACCGGGTCCTGGAGGAACCACatcctgccagccctgcaggaagGGCAGAGGGTGGTGGGAGTGGGACCGTGTGCTCAGCACCCAGCGGGGTCAGCACTGTGCCCCACTCACCCCATGTCCCCCAGATGCCCCACATGCGCTGTCCCCAGAGGCCCTGAGCGCAGCCATGGAGAGCCGCAAGCaggacatggagctgctgaGCAACAGCATGGCTGCCTACGCACACATCCGAGGTGAGGACGTGGGCCGCGTCCCCAGCGGGGACCCCGGGGCCGCCCCAGCTCCCGTCCTCCCGCTCAGCCCCGGCGTTCCAATCCCACAGCCAACCCTGAGAGCTTCGGGCTGTACTTCGTGCTGGGCGTCTGCTTCGGGCTGGTGCTGAcgctgtgcctgctgctgctgcgcaTCTCCTGCCGGCCCCGCACACAGCACacggcccggcccggccccgCCGACCTCAGCGAGGACGATGACGATGACGAGGATGAAGAGGAGGACACGGTGGACCGCGCCGCCTCCGAGTCGCTGCTGCCGATGACCGAGATCCCGttggagccccacagccccgGGGACGGCGCTGCGCCCATCAACGTCTTCGCGTCGGCCGAGGAGTTGGAGCGGGCGCAGCGCCTGGAGGAGCGCGAGCGGATCATCCGTGAGATCTGGCGCAACGGGCAGCCCGACCTGCTGGGTGCCGGCACTTTGGGCCGCGGCCATTACTACTGAGCGGGGCCCACGGAAACGGGAACCCAGCCGGAGCGGGGCGGCACCGTCGGAGTTCCCTCACCCCACCGCTGTGGGACACGATGCACTTTGAGCCGTTGGTACGAAGCCGGGCGGGGGCCGAGCAGCCCCACGGATGAGAGCGGGGCTGCGGTGCTGCCCCCAGCACGGCGCTCTCCTGCCCGGTTCCCGTTCCTGTTTCCCTGCCCGCTGTCTTTGGCCTTTCCGGCACCGCCCGGCCCAGCGCAGCGCCGGATGTTTCCCGGTGGGCTCAGAGCTGCTCACGTCCCCCCGGCccgtgctgctcccagccccgcTGCCCTCCCTCCACATCTACAAAAATAGCTCCTTCCCAGCCCGGCCCCGCCGGATCCAGATGTTTTCCAGATGTTCTCCCAGTCCCACGCCGGTGGCGCGAGGCCAAACTGCGCCCAGGGCTGGGGATGGGAAATGGAGGGGGggaggtgaggaggaggaggaggaggcacggctccctgctctgctcccagacAGCGATGGGGCTGTCGGGGCCCTGCACCCCCCCAGCTGTGATCTCAGCTTCACTGGGGGACACTCAGCTACGACAacccagcagagctgagagccCCAGCCTTGAGCGCACAGCACGTGGGGCACAGAGCACAAAGgccacagagcagcagagggcagggagggcgtctgcactgcagcactgaatCCTCCTTCAGATGGAGGCCCTCTGAGCTGGTGACACGGAACCCATGGAAAAGGAGCTGATGCAGCTGCAGCCAACCTACCAGCAGTGGGAGGAAACGTTTCCTCCCCGAGGCTGAAGGAGCACTGAGCACCTTTTGTCCCACGTCGGTTTAAGGGCTCCAATTCCAGGGTGAAGGAAAACACAGACCGCAAAGCCAGGCCACCCCCCACCGGGCACAGCCTGGAGCTGAGCGAGCTGTGCCCTTCCTCTGCACTGAGAGCAGTGGAAAAACctttcctgagcagcagcagcaaaggcgGTGACCAACGCTCTCCTTCACAGCTGATGGGCACGGAGGTTTAGTGCCAGAAAAAAGCGAGGGCTGCCAGGAGCACgggcaggagggctgggctGCTGGGGGCCAAGGCAGACATactgaaagacagaaggaagCCGTTACACCTACTCGTTTTATTGAGTTTTATTTGCATAAACAAACGCCAGGGGTTTGCTAAAGAGGAGCTGTTCGAGTCGAAAGAAACCGAGCTCTAGTTGGTGTGTGCAGGGGGCGAGCACAGCAGTGGGGGTGGGNNNNNNNNNNNNNNNNNNNNNNNNNNNNNNNNNNNNNNNNNNNNNNNNNNNNNNNNNNNNNNNNNNNNNNNNNNNNNNNNNNNNNNNNNNNNNNNNNNNNTTTTTTTTACTTACACCATCTATCAATGTACTTTCACGCTGCAAACAATAGTAACATTCACGTGGTGGTAGGATTTACCCGTGTGGGTGAC includes:
- the EVA1B gene encoding protein eva-1 homolog B, encoding MESRKQDMELLSNSMAAYAHIRANPESFGLYFVLGVCFGLVLTLCLLLLRISCRPRTQHTARPGPADLSEDDDDDEDEEEDTVDRAASESLLPMTEIPLEPHSPGDGAAPINVFASAEELERAQRLEERERIIREIWRNGQPDLLGAGTLGRGHYY